DNA from Oryzisolibacter sp. LB2S:
CAGGTCAATCATGCAGGCTCCTAGCTGAACAGCCGTCGCGCCAGCACCGAGCCGGCCGACAGCTCGCGGCTGTCGAGCATGTCGTAGAGCTTTTCGAGGTCGGCGGCGATGGGCTCCATGGTCATGGCCGGCAGCGGCGTGCCGTTCTGGTCGCAGAGCACGCCGTCCATGGCCTCGCCGAGGGCTGCGGCCACCTCGCGCAGGCGCGCAAAGGGCTGCTCGCTGCGGTGCACCTGGGGAATGTCCAGGGTCAGCAGGATGTCGCGCACGGCGGACTGCTCAGGGTCGTCGGACATGGCGGCCTGGGCGTCGAAGGACAGGGTCAACAGCGGCGGCAGGCCCGCGCCGCCCGCGGGCAGCACCAGGCGCCCGGGCATGGCCCCTGGCACAAAGCCCGAGCGCGCGGCGTTCTGCTGCACGTAGCCGGGGCTCCAGGCCGCCTGGCGCGCGCGCAGCATGAAGCTGAGCTGCGCGTCATGGTCGCTGGCGAACTGGTCGAGCTCGCGTGCGCGCGCCACCTCGTGCAGCATCTCGGGGAAGTCGGGCGTGGCGTTGATGGCGTCGGCAAAGGCCTGGGCCTTCATGACGAACTCGGAGTACTCGATCTCGTTGAGCGCGCCCACGCGGTTGGCAAGCTGCACGCCGGCCTGGAACTGCTGGTAGCGCTGGCCGGGCTGCGGAGCCTCCCACTGCTGGCGCACCTCGTTGAAGCCCTCGATGGCAAACGGCTTGCTGCCCGCGCGACGGGTGGACGGCATGGCCGCCAGGGCGGCGTCGCCCGAAACCAGCTGTTCGGCGGCTATCGGTGCGATCACGTCGATCAGCGGATCAAGCCCGCCGCGGCGTTCGGCCGGGGGTACGGGCATCTCCAGCGCGTCGGTCGGGTCCACCGCATGGCCTTCGAGGTGCGGCTCGGCCGCCGCCGCACCGGCCAGACCCGCGCCGTCGAACACGGGCTCCTGGCGCATGGCGGGTTCGGGCTGGGCGGCCTCGCCCGCGAGCGGGCTGGCGCGCTTGGGCGTGTTGCGCCGGGTGATCCAGCTGTTGTAGGCAATGACGACGATCAGCACGAGGCCGCCGGCGATGATGAGTCCAAGTTGAAAGTTGCTCATGATGAAATGCTTCAGGCCTCGGCCATCGACAGCGCGGACTCCATGTCCACGGCCACGATGCGCGAGACGCCCTGCTCCTGCATGGTCACGCCGATCAGCTGCTCGGCCATTTCCATGGCGATCTTGTTGTGGCTGATGAAGAGAAACTGCGTGCCGCGCGCCATGCTGCTGACCAGCTTGGCGTAGCGCTCGGTGTTGGCGTCGTCCAGCGGCGCGTCCACCTCGTCGAGCAGGCAGAACGGCGCGGGGTTGAGCTGGAAGATGGCGAACACCAGCGCGATGGCCGTGAGCGCCTTCTCGCCGCCCGAGAGCAGGTGGATGGTCTGGTTCTTCTTGCCCGGCGGCTGGGCCATGACCTGCACGCCGGAGTCCAGAATCTCGTCGCCGGTCATGATCAATCGCGCCTGGCCGCCGCCGAAGAGCTCGGGGAACATGCGGCCGAAATGGCCGTTGACGGTCTCGAAGGTGCCCGACAGCAGGGTGCGCGTCTCGCCGTCGATCTTGCGGATGGCGTCCTCGAGCGTGGTCATGGCCAGCTGCAGGTCCTCGGTCTGCGCGTCGAGGAAGGTCTTGCGCTCGCGCGCGAGCGTGAGCTCGTCGAGCGCGGCCAGGTTCACCGCGCCCAGGGCCGTGATCTCGCGCTGCAGGCGCTCGATCTCGCCGGCCAGACCCGTCTGGCGCACGCCGCCCTCCTCGATGGAGCGGGCCACGGCCTCCAGGTCGGCCTCGGCGTCCTGCAGCAGCTGGCTGTACTGCTCCAGGCCCAGGCGCGCGGCCTGTTCCTTGAGCTGGAATTCGGTGATGCGCGCGCGCAGCGGTTCAAGCTGGCGCTCGTACTGCATGCGCCGCTCGTCGCTGGCGCGCAGCCGCGCCGTGAGCTCGTCGTACTGGCTGCGCTGCGCCGCCAGCTGCTGCTCGCGCTCCATCTTCAGTTCCAGCGCCTGCTGCAGCCCGCCCTGGGCCGCGGCGTCGGACAGGCGCGCGAGCTCGTCCTGCGCGCGCAGGCGCTCGTCCTGCAGGGTACGTGCCTGGCTGGCCGCCGTGTCCATGGTGCGCGAGAGTTCGGCGCGGCGCGCCTGCAGGCTGCGGTGCGAGAACTGCGCCTCCTGCACGCGGCGCTCGAGCTGGCGCTGCTGCTCGCGGCTCTCCTGCAGGCGGCGCTCGGCCTCGATGACAT
Protein-coding regions in this window:
- a CDS encoding cell division protein FtsZ, which encodes MSNFQLGLIIAGGLVLIVVIAYNSWITRRNTPKRASPLAGEAAQPEPAMRQEPVFDGAGLAGAAAAEPHLEGHAVDPTDALEMPVPPAERRGGLDPLIDVIAPIAAEQLVSGDAALAAMPSTRRAGSKPFAIEGFNEVRQQWEAPQPGQRYQQFQAGVQLANRVGALNEIEYSEFVMKAQAFADAINATPDFPEMLHEVARARELDQFASDHDAQLSFMLRARQAAWSPGYVQQNAARSGFVPGAMPGRLVLPAGGAGLPPLLTLSFDAQAAMSDDPEQSAVRDILLTLDIPQVHRSEQPFARLREVAAALGEAMDGVLCDQNGTPLPAMTMEPIAADLEKLYDMLDSRELSAGSVLARRLFS